A region of Arvicanthis niloticus isolate mArvNil1 chromosome 18, mArvNil1.pat.X, whole genome shotgun sequence DNA encodes the following proteins:
- the Samd1 gene encoding sterile alpha motif domain-containing protein 1 encodes MAGPPALPPPETAAAATTAAAASSSAASPHYQEWILDTIDSLRSRKARPDLERICRMVRRRHGPEPERTRAELEKLIQQRAVLRVSYKGSISYRNAARVQPPRRGATPPAPPRVPRGGPAAPPPTPAPPPAPVAAPTRAPRAAAATAPPSPGPAQPGPRAQRAAPLAAPPPAPAAPPAAAPPAGPRRAPPPAVAAREPPAPPQQQQPPPPQPQPPPEGGAARAGGPARPVSLREVVRYLGGSGGASGRLTRGRVQGLLEEEAARGRLERTRLGALALPRGDRPGRAPPAASARAARSKRGGEERVFEKEEEDDDEEEEEEEEDNVSEGSEVPESDRPAGAQHHQINGERGPPSAKERVKEWSPCGPYQGQDEGRGPAPGSCTRQVFSMTATNKEGGSACVAAAPDSPSPVPLPPGKPALPGTDGTPFGCPSGRKEKPTDPVEWTVMDVVEYFTEAGFPEQATAFQEQEIDGKSLLLMQRTDVLTGLSIRLGPALKIYEHHIKVLQQGHFEDDDPDGLLG; translated from the exons ATGGCGGGGCCCCCGGCCCTACCCCCGCCGGAGACGGCGGCGGCCGCCACCACGGCGGCCGCCGCCTCGTCGTCCGCCGCTTCCCCGCACTACCAAGAGTGGATTCTGGACACCATCGACTCGCTGCGCTCGCGCAAGGCGCGGCCGGACCTGGAGCGCATCTGCCGGATGGTGCGGCGGCGGCACGGCCCGGAGCCGGAGCGCACGCGCGCGGAGCTCGAGAAACTGATCCAGCAGCGCGCCGTGCTCCGGGTCAGCTACAAGGGGAGCATCTCGTACCGCAACGCGGCGCGCGTCCAGCCGCCCCGCCGCGGAGCCACCCCACCCGCCCCGCCGCGCGTCCCCCGCGGGGGCCCCGCCGCGCCGCCGCCCACGCCCGCCCCGCCGCCCGCGCCCGTCGCCGCCCCGACCCGGGCGCCCCGCGCGGCCGCCGCCACAGCGCCCCCTTCTCCCGGCCCCGCGCAACCGGGTCCCCGGGCGCAGCGGGCCGCGCCCCTGGCCGCGCCGCCACCAGCGCCCGCCGCGCCCCCGGCCGCGGCGCCCCCAGCCGGCCCGCGCCGTGCACCGCCGCCCGCCGTCGCCGCCCGGGAGCCGCCGGCGccgccacagcagcagcagccgccacCGCCGCAGCCACAGCCGCCGCCGGAGGGGGGCGCGGCGCGGGCGGGCGGCCCGGCGCGGCCCGTGAGCCTGCGGGAAGTCGTGCGCTACCTCGGGGGCAGTGGCGGCGCCAGCGGCCGCCTCACCCGCGGCCGCGTGCAGGGGCTGCTGGAAGAGGAAGCGGCGCGAGGCCGTCTGGAGCGCACCCGCCTGGGAGCGCTCGCGCTACCCCGCGGAGACAGGCCGGGACGAGCGCCGCCGGCCGCTAGCGCACGCGCGGCGCGGAGCAAG AGAGGTGGAGAAGAACGGGTgtttgagaaagaagaggaagatgatgatgaagaggaggaggaggaagaggaggacaatgTATCTGAGGGCTCAGAAGTGCCCGAGAGTGACCGCCCCGCAGGTGCTCAGCACCACCAGATTAATGGAGAGCGGGGCCCTCCGAGTGCTAAGGAGAGGGTCAAGGAGTGGTCGCCCTGTGGACCCTACCAGGGCCAGGATGAAGGGCGGGGACCAGCACCTGGCAGCTGCACACGCCAGGTGTTCTCGATGACAGCTACGAATAAAGAAGGGGGATCAG CTTGTGTTGCAGCTGCTCCAGATTCTCCATCTCCTGTGCCTTTGCCTCCAGGAAAACCAGCCCTACCTGGGACTGATGGGACCCCTTTTGGCTGTCC TTCTGGGCGCAAGGAGAAGCCAACGGACCCTGTGGAGTGGACAGTCATGGATGTGGTGGAGTACTTCACCGAGGCAGGCTTCCCAGAGCAGGCTACTGCTTTTCAAGAGCAG GAAATTGATGGCAAGTCTTTGTTGCTCATGCAACGGACAGATGTGCTCACTGGTCTGTCCATCCGCCTGGGCCCAGCCCTGAAGATCTACGAGCACCACATCAAGGTGCTTCAGCAAGGCCACTTTGAGGACGATGATCCTGATGGCCTTCTAGGCTGA
- the C18H19orf67 gene encoding UPF0575 protein C19orf67 homolog has translation MAAEPWFAGSLALAPGEAPPSEELGPGPPPYGDPSWSPVGRPEASAELEPQRAQPMMEAPASTSSREPLAAELGPTPARLPLDSMFSPITDQLRYLLRKADDFQSYLLYSRDRVQKEQLAKAMPTFLTMCEPYFLYLEAAARSVPPIYGALQELVRKGLLEISQQLTLRLEQLVLMYASFGFVDLEETNPLSISCFFCGRFSISPSHDVSIFRYCTPAAYTASHFPRYLYKKMRWNLETTTEASSQGADSHVDYYFLCYRDTWEDAGQGPANSCPQIQKLWSIGRWMPLGPAEDDLDSWILCPQPPGDYQQLLTIGFEEPSHVLATDLLVQILMGQAGPARPPSAAGPAAWATPAS, from the exons ATGGCTGCGGAGCCCTGGTTCGCGGGGTCGCTGGCCCTGGCCCCTGGAGAAGCACCGCCTTCGGAGGAACTGGGACCCGGGCCGCCGCCTTATGGAGACCCCTCGTGGTCGCCCGTCGGGAGACCCGAGGCTTCAGCGGAACTGGAGCCCCAGCGGGCACAGCCCATGATGGAAGCTCCAGCCTCCACGTCCTCCCGGGAGCCACTGGCAGCGGAGCTCGGGCCGACCCCGGCTCGCCTCCCGCTGGACTCCATGTTCAGCCCCATCACTGACCAGCTCCGTTACCTGCTCAGGAAGGCGGATGACTTTCAAAGCTACTTGCTCTACAG CAGGGACCGAGTACAGAAGGAACAGCTGGCCAAGGCCATGCCCACCTTCTTAACTATGTGTGAGCCTTACTTCCTATACCTTGAGGCTGCGGCAAGGAGTGTCCCTCCCATCTACGGAGCCCTGCAAGAGTTGGTCCGGAAGGGG TTGCTGGAGATCTCCCAGCAGCTAACCCTGCGCTTGGAACAGTTAGTTCTCATGTATGCCTCCTTTGGGTTCGTGGACCTGGAGGAAACTAACCCTTTGAG CATCTCCTGCTTCTTCTGCGGGAGGTTCTCCATTAGCCCCTCCCACGATGTGTCCATCTTCCGATACTGCACACCAGCTGCCTACACTGCCAGTCACTTCCCAAGATACCTCTATAAGAAGATGCGTTGGAACCTGGAAACCACTACAGAGGCCAGCAGCCAAGGAGCAGACTCCCATGTGGATTA CTACTTCTTGTGTTATCGAGATACATGGGAGGATGCAGGCCAGGGACCAGCCAATTCATGCCCCCAGATCCAGAAACTCTGGTCCATTGGCCGATGGATGCCCCTAGGACCAGCAGAGGATGATCTTGACTCATG GATTTTGTGCCCCCAGCCACCCGGGGACTACCAGCAGCTACTAACCATCGGCTTCGAGGAGCCGTCGCACGTGCTGGCCACCGACCTGCTGGTGCAGATCCTCATGGGCCAGGCAGGCCCCGCCCGGCCCCCCAGCGCTGCTGGGCCCGCAGCTTGGGCAACCCCGGCATCCTGA